The following are encoded together in the Zingiber officinale cultivar Zhangliang chromosome 8A, Zo_v1.1, whole genome shotgun sequence genome:
- the LOC122008634 gene encoding aquaporin NIP2-1-like, producing the protein MASHNPNEIHDISVAASQTSSTSPLSGHLLPPFLVRKVVSEMIATFLLVFVTCGSAALSKSNPSLVSQLGASVAGGLIVTVMIYAVGHISGAHMNPAVTLAFAVSRHFPWIQVPFYMAAQIFGALIASFVLLEVLHPITNLGTTAPAGAASKALVVEIVVTFCMMFVTSAVATDTKAIGELAGLAVGSSVCITSILAGPISGGSMNPARTLGPAVASKKFDSIWVYFIGPVLGTLMGSFSYNFIRLNEKPTSAQTDGDSSHKYKLPSFKLRRLQSPEMASNNSYDNI; encoded by the exons ATGGCTTCTCACAACCCTAATGAGATCCATGACATTTCGGTGGCCGCCTCGCAAACCTCCTCCACCTCTCCCCTCTCCGGCCATCTTCTCCCTCCCTTCCTCGTGAGAAAG GTGGTTTCTGAGATGATTGCCACTTTCTTACTTGTGTTTGTCACCTGTGGTTCTGCTGCCCTGAGCAAGAGCAACCCAAGCCTGGTCTCCCAGCTCGGAGCCTCGGTCGCCGGCGGACTGATTGTCACGGTCATGATCTATGCAGTCGGCCACATCTCCGGCGCTCACATGAACCCCGCCGTCACCTTGGCCTTCGCCGTCTCCCGGCATTTCCCATGGATACAA GTCCCCTTTTATATGGCCGCTCAAATCTTTGGGGCTTTGATTGCGTCCTTCGTCCTCCTAGAGGTGTTGCATCCGATCACGAATTTGGGAACGACGGCACCGGCCGGTGCGGCATCGAAGGCCTTGGTCGTCGAAATTGTTGTCACGTTTTGTATGATGTTTGTGACTTCGGCCGTAGCAACCGATACAAAAGCT aTAGGAGAGTTGGCCGGTTTAGCTGTTGGTTCTTCAGTATGCATAACCTCCATTTTAGCTGG GCCGATCTCAGGTGGTTCGATGAACCCAGCGAGGACGCTCGGACCGGCCGTGGCGAGCAAGAAGTTCGACTCGATTTGGGTCTATTTTATTGGGCCTGTTCTGGGAACTTTAATGGGCTCATTCTCCTACAACTTCATAAGGCTGAATGAGAAGCCCACTTCGGCCCAAACCGACGGCGATAGCAGCCACAAGTACAAGCTCCCCTCCTTCAAACTTCGCAGGCTTCAGAGCCCGGAAATGGCCAGCAATAATTCCTACGATAATATCTGa